In a single window of the Rhineura floridana isolate rRhiFlo1 chromosome 3, rRhiFlo1.hap2, whole genome shotgun sequence genome:
- the ZGLP1 gene encoding GATA-type zinc finger protein 1 isoform X3 encodes MRARGGCLQSAGKTKEFEPLSSMACCLQIPDTKALSFLQETAQLLSQPEPISSSTPGRPERQAGLAMCPRRNARVSSGDGSPAALASFGPLDALSLISLHCSNLESEPVDRIERTEAKGVAQESSSGILSKDCPVNRLWTACVEEPKVAQQQGAGASHKTESQRGRRRASRKQPRPRRSCEPLDPSFQGVTFQMQLHQHISKGCRLVISPRYSSGKLRKRSRTPLAREECKAGSSEEEEGCPSIHRNKRCASCKTRKTPLWRDAEDGTPLCNACGIRYKKYRIRCFRCWNIPKHGGKPYPHCSTCGGKLRVVTAQQKSGKRCGSFLRLCS; translated from the exons ATGCGCGCACGTGGAGGGTGCCTCCAGTCTGCAGGAAAGACAAAAGA GTTTGAGCCCCTCAGCAGCATGGCCTGCTGCCTCCAGATCCCGGACACCAAAGCCCTCAGCTTCCTGCAGGAGACGGCCCAGCTTCTCTCCCAGCCGGAGCCGATCAGCAGCAGTACCCCAGGGAGGCCTGAGAGGCAGGCGGGCTTGGCCATGTGTCCTAGGCGCAACGCCCGGGTGTCCTCAGGCGATGGCTCCCCTGCTGCACTGGCCTCTTTTGGTCCCTTGGACGCCCTGAGCCTCATCAGCCTGCACTGCTCCAACCTCGAGTCGGAGCCTGTAGATCGCATTGAACGCACAGAGGCCAAAGGGGTTGCACAAGAGAGCTCCTCCGGCATCCTCTCCAAAGATTGCCCTGTCAACCGGCTGTGGACAGCCTGTGTGGAAGAGCCCAAGGTGGCGCAGCAGCAGGGGGCTGGCGCCTCCCACAAGACTGAGTCACAGAGGGGCAGGAGGAGAGCCTCCCGCAAGCAGCCCAGACCCAGGCGGAGCTGTGAACCCCTGGACCCGTCTTTCCAAGGGGTGACGTTTCAGATGCAGCTGCATCAACACATCTCCAAGGGTTGTCGACTCGTCATTAGCCCCCGATACAGCAG TGGAAAACTTAGGAAAAGAAGCCGAACCCCTTTAGCAAGAGAAGAGTGCAAAGCTGGCAGTTCCGAGGAGGAAGAAGGATGTCCCTCTATCCACA GGAATAAGCGTTGTGCTTCTTGCAAGACCAGGAAAACACCACTATGGAGAGATGCTGAAGATGGGACCCCTCTCTGCAACGCTTGTGGTATTAG ATACAAAAAGTACAGAATTCGGTGCTTTCGGTGCTGGAATATTCCGAAGCATGGTGGGAAACCCTACCCCCATTGTTCCACTTGTGGAGGCAAGTTGCGTGTAGTAACTGCCCAGCAGAAATCTGGAAAAAG ATGTGGAAGCTTCCTAAGGCTTTGCAGTTAG
- the ZGLP1 gene encoding GATA-type zinc finger protein 1 isoform X4 encodes MACCLQIPDTKALSFLQETAQLLSQPEPISSSTPGRPERQAGLAMCPRRNARVSSGDGSPAALASFGPLDALSLISLHCSNLESEPVDRIERTEAKGVAQESSSGILSKDCPVNRLWTACVEEPKVAQQQGAGASHKTESQRGRRRASRKQPRPRRSCEPLDPSFQGVTFQMQLHQHISKGCRLVISPRYSSGKLRKRSRTPLAREECKAGSSEEEEGCPSIHRNKRCASCKTRKTPLWRDAEDGTPLCNACGIRYKKYRIRCFRCWNIPKHGGKPYPHCSTCGGKLRVVTAQQKSGKRCGSFLRLCS; translated from the exons ATGGCCTGCTGCCTCCAGATCCCGGACACCAAAGCCCTCAGCTTCCTGCAGGAGACGGCCCAGCTTCTCTCCCAGCCGGAGCCGATCAGCAGCAGTACCCCAGGGAGGCCTGAGAGGCAGGCGGGCTTGGCCATGTGTCCTAGGCGCAACGCCCGGGTGTCCTCAGGCGATGGCTCCCCTGCTGCACTGGCCTCTTTTGGTCCCTTGGACGCCCTGAGCCTCATCAGCCTGCACTGCTCCAACCTCGAGTCGGAGCCTGTAGATCGCATTGAACGCACAGAGGCCAAAGGGGTTGCACAAGAGAGCTCCTCCGGCATCCTCTCCAAAGATTGCCCTGTCAACCGGCTGTGGACAGCCTGTGTGGAAGAGCCCAAGGTGGCGCAGCAGCAGGGGGCTGGCGCCTCCCACAAGACTGAGTCACAGAGGGGCAGGAGGAGAGCCTCCCGCAAGCAGCCCAGACCCAGGCGGAGCTGTGAACCCCTGGACCCGTCTTTCCAAGGGGTGACGTTTCAGATGCAGCTGCATCAACACATCTCCAAGGGTTGTCGACTCGTCATTAGCCCCCGATACAGCAG TGGAAAACTTAGGAAAAGAAGCCGAACCCCTTTAGCAAGAGAAGAGTGCAAAGCTGGCAGTTCCGAGGAGGAAGAAGGATGTCCCTCTATCCACA GGAATAAGCGTTGTGCTTCTTGCAAGACCAGGAAAACACCACTATGGAGAGATGCTGAAGATGGGACCCCTCTCTGCAACGCTTGTGGTATTAG ATACAAAAAGTACAGAATTCGGTGCTTTCGGTGCTGGAATATTCCGAAGCATGGTGGGAAACCCTACCCCCATTGTTCCACTTGTGGAGGCAAGTTGCGTGTAGTAACTGCCCAGCAGAAATCTGGAAAAAG ATGTGGAAGCTTCCTAAGGCTTTGCAGTTAG
- the ZGLP1 gene encoding GATA-type zinc finger protein 1 isoform X2, with protein sequence MILDLPCGNNHSTEWNAGWSRRRHILEKYLGEEDPFPHWGCFEMKFEPLSSMACCLQIPDTKALSFLQETAQLLSQPEPISSSTPGRPERQAGLAMCPRRNARVSSGDGSPAALASFGPLDALSLISLHCSNLESEPVDRIERTEAKGVAQESSSGILSKDCPVNRLWTACVEEPKVAQQQGAGASHKTESQRGRRRASRKQPRPRRSCEPLDPSFQGVTFQMQLHQHISKGCRLVISPRYSSGKLRKRSRTPLAREECKAGSSEEEEGCPSIHRNKRCASCKTRKTPLWRDAEDGTPLCNACGIRYKKYRIRCFRCWNIPKHGGKPYPHCSTCGGKLRVVTAQQKSGKRCGSFLRLCS encoded by the exons ATGATTCTAGACCTGCCCTGTGGGAACAACCATAGCACTGAGTGGAATGCAGGATGGAGCAGAAGGAGGCATATATTAGAAAAATATCTTGGGGAAGAGGATCCCTTTCCTCATTGGGGGTGTTTTGAGATGAA GTTTGAGCCCCTCAGCAGCATGGCCTGCTGCCTCCAGATCCCGGACACCAAAGCCCTCAGCTTCCTGCAGGAGACGGCCCAGCTTCTCTCCCAGCCGGAGCCGATCAGCAGCAGTACCCCAGGGAGGCCTGAGAGGCAGGCGGGCTTGGCCATGTGTCCTAGGCGCAACGCCCGGGTGTCCTCAGGCGATGGCTCCCCTGCTGCACTGGCCTCTTTTGGTCCCTTGGACGCCCTGAGCCTCATCAGCCTGCACTGCTCCAACCTCGAGTCGGAGCCTGTAGATCGCATTGAACGCACAGAGGCCAAAGGGGTTGCACAAGAGAGCTCCTCCGGCATCCTCTCCAAAGATTGCCCTGTCAACCGGCTGTGGACAGCCTGTGTGGAAGAGCCCAAGGTGGCGCAGCAGCAGGGGGCTGGCGCCTCCCACAAGACTGAGTCACAGAGGGGCAGGAGGAGAGCCTCCCGCAAGCAGCCCAGACCCAGGCGGAGCTGTGAACCCCTGGACCCGTCTTTCCAAGGGGTGACGTTTCAGATGCAGCTGCATCAACACATCTCCAAGGGTTGTCGACTCGTCATTAGCCCCCGATACAGCAG TGGAAAACTTAGGAAAAGAAGCCGAACCCCTTTAGCAAGAGAAGAGTGCAAAGCTGGCAGTTCCGAGGAGGAAGAAGGATGTCCCTCTATCCACA GGAATAAGCGTTGTGCTTCTTGCAAGACCAGGAAAACACCACTATGGAGAGATGCTGAAGATGGGACCCCTCTCTGCAACGCTTGTGGTATTAG ATACAAAAAGTACAGAATTCGGTGCTTTCGGTGCTGGAATATTCCGAAGCATGGTGGGAAACCCTACCCCCATTGTTCCACTTGTGGAGGCAAGTTGCGTGTAGTAACTGCCCAGCAGAAATCTGGAAAAAG ATGTGGAAGCTTCCTAAGGCTTTGCAGTTAG
- the ZGLP1 gene encoding GATA-type zinc finger protein 1 isoform X1, translated as MEGELFVDGQPPDFSVLQELLCPPCLEYEPSCSPGPNPGVRAPETTSTTLRGSRFEPLSSMACCLQIPDTKALSFLQETAQLLSQPEPISSSTPGRPERQAGLAMCPRRNARVSSGDGSPAALASFGPLDALSLISLHCSNLESEPVDRIERTEAKGVAQESSSGILSKDCPVNRLWTACVEEPKVAQQQGAGASHKTESQRGRRRASRKQPRPRRSCEPLDPSFQGVTFQMQLHQHISKGCRLVISPRYSSGKLRKRSRTPLAREECKAGSSEEEEGCPSIHRNKRCASCKTRKTPLWRDAEDGTPLCNACGIRYKKYRIRCFRCWNIPKHGGKPYPHCSTCGGKLRVVTAQQKSGKRCGSFLRLCS; from the exons ATGGAGGGGGAGCTTTTCGTGGACGGGCAACCCCCGGATTTTTCCGTCCTGCAGGAGTTGCTGTgccccccctgcctggaatacgaACCGAGCTGCAGCCCAGGCCCCAATCCAGGGGTCAGGGCCCCAgaaaccacctccaccaccctcagaggATCCAG GTTTGAGCCCCTCAGCAGCATGGCCTGCTGCCTCCAGATCCCGGACACCAAAGCCCTCAGCTTCCTGCAGGAGACGGCCCAGCTTCTCTCCCAGCCGGAGCCGATCAGCAGCAGTACCCCAGGGAGGCCTGAGAGGCAGGCGGGCTTGGCCATGTGTCCTAGGCGCAACGCCCGGGTGTCCTCAGGCGATGGCTCCCCTGCTGCACTGGCCTCTTTTGGTCCCTTGGACGCCCTGAGCCTCATCAGCCTGCACTGCTCCAACCTCGAGTCGGAGCCTGTAGATCGCATTGAACGCACAGAGGCCAAAGGGGTTGCACAAGAGAGCTCCTCCGGCATCCTCTCCAAAGATTGCCCTGTCAACCGGCTGTGGACAGCCTGTGTGGAAGAGCCCAAGGTGGCGCAGCAGCAGGGGGCTGGCGCCTCCCACAAGACTGAGTCACAGAGGGGCAGGAGGAGAGCCTCCCGCAAGCAGCCCAGACCCAGGCGGAGCTGTGAACCCCTGGACCCGTCTTTCCAAGGGGTGACGTTTCAGATGCAGCTGCATCAACACATCTCCAAGGGTTGTCGACTCGTCATTAGCCCCCGATACAGCAG TGGAAAACTTAGGAAAAGAAGCCGAACCCCTTTAGCAAGAGAAGAGTGCAAAGCTGGCAGTTCCGAGGAGGAAGAAGGATGTCCCTCTATCCACA GGAATAAGCGTTGTGCTTCTTGCAAGACCAGGAAAACACCACTATGGAGAGATGCTGAAGATGGGACCCCTCTCTGCAACGCTTGTGGTATTAG ATACAAAAAGTACAGAATTCGGTGCTTTCGGTGCTGGAATATTCCGAAGCATGGTGGGAAACCCTACCCCCATTGTTCCACTTGTGGAGGCAAGTTGCGTGTAGTAACTGCCCAGCAGAAATCTGGAAAAAG ATGTGGAAGCTTCCTAAGGCTTTGCAGTTAG